One genomic window of Aquisalimonas sp. 2447 includes the following:
- the rnpA gene encoding ribonuclease P protein component, with product MYALGTAFPRTARLLTPRAFQRVFAGADRIADRYFTLLVAENAEARPRLGLAIGRKVSPRAVDRNRIKRVARESFRHHQGDLPAVDVVLMTRPVARTTDNGTLHQALARLWQRVSQRCEPSSPAS from the coding sequence GTGTACGCGCTCGGAACGGCATTTCCCCGCACAGCGCGGCTGCTGACACCGCGGGCGTTCCAGCGGGTGTTTGCGGGCGCAGACCGGATCGCGGATCGCTACTTTACCCTTCTTGTCGCGGAAAATGCCGAAGCGCGCCCCAGACTGGGGCTGGCCATCGGGCGCAAGGTATCCCCTCGCGCCGTGGACCGGAATCGCATCAAGCGCGTCGCCCGGGAATCATTCCGGCATCATCAGGGAGATCTGCCAGCCGTGGACGTCGTATTGATGACCCGACCGGTGGCCCGTACCACCGATAACGGCACGCTCCACCAGGCGCTTGCACGGCTGTGGCAACGAGTGAGTCAGCGATGCGAACCGTCGTCACCGGCCTCCTGA
- the yidD gene encoding membrane protein insertion efficiency factor YidD, whose translation MRTVVTGLLRGYQLLVSPFLGNCCRFYPSCSEYTIEAVAAHGVGQGLWLGIRRILKCHPWHPGGVDPVPESKPED comes from the coding sequence ATGCGAACCGTCGTCACCGGCCTCCTGAGGGGCTATCAGCTCCTGGTCAGCCCGTTCCTCGGCAACTGCTGCCGGTTCTACCCCTCATGCTCGGAATACACCATTGAAGCGGTCGCCGCGCATGGTGTAGGCCAGGGCCTCTGGCTGGGGATCCGGCGTATTCTCAAGTGCCATCCATGGCATCCCGGGGGCGTGGACCCGGTCCCCGAATCAAAACCGGAAGATTGA
- the rpmH gene encoding 50S ribosomal protein L34 has product MKRTYQPSVIKRKRTHGFRARMATKSGRQVLKARRAKGRARLTP; this is encoded by the coding sequence ATGAAGCGCACTTATCAGCCCAGCGTGATCAAGCGCAAGCGCACCCATGGCTTCCGTGCCCGCATGGCAACCAAGAGTGGCCGGCAGGTGCTGAAAGCCCGCCGCGCCAAGGGTCGGGCCCGGCTGACACCCTGA